From Cricetulus griseus strain 17A/GY chromosome 1 unlocalized genomic scaffold, alternate assembly CriGri-PICRH-1.0 chr1_0, whole genome shotgun sequence, a single genomic window includes:
- the Cryaa gene encoding alpha-crystallin A chain isoform X1: MDVTIQHPWFKRALGPFYPSRLFDQFFGEGLFEYDLLPFLSSTISPYYRQSLFRTVLDSGISELMTHMWFVMHQPHAGNPKNNPIKASYMAKVRSDRDKFVIFLDVKHFSPEDLTVKVLEDFVEIHGKHNERQDDHGYISREFHRRYRLPSNVDQSALSCSLSADGMLTFSGPKVQSGLDAGHSERAIPVSREEKPSSAPSS; the protein is encoded by the exons ATGGACGTCACCATCCAGCACCCTTGGTTCAAGCGCGCCCTGGGGCCCTTCTACCCCAGCCGACTGTTCGACCAGTTTTTCGGCGAGGGCCTTTTTGAATACGACCTGCTGCCCTTCCTGTCTTCCACCATCAGTCCCTACTACCGTCAGTCCCTCTTCCGCACGGTGCTGGACTCTGGAATCTCTGAG CTCATGACCCATATGTGGTTTGTAATGCACCAACCACATGCTGGAAACCCCAAGAACAACCCCATCAAGGCAAGTTACATGGCAAAG GTCCGATCTGACCGGGACAAGTTTGTCATCTTCTTGGATGTGAAGCACTTCTCTCCCGAGGACCTCACTGTGAAGGTACTGGAAGACTTCGTGGAAATCCATGGCAAGCACAAcgagaggcag GATGACCATGGCTACATTTCCCGTGAGTTCCACCGTCGCTACCGTCTGCCTTCCAATGTGGACCAGTCCGCCCTCTCCTGCTCCCTGTCTGCTGATGGCATGCTGACCTTCTCTGGCCCCAAGGTCCAGTCCGGCTTGGATGCTGGCCACAGTGAGAGGGCCATTCCCGTGTCACGGGAGGAAAAGCCCAGCTCGGCACCCTCATCCTAA
- the Cryaa gene encoding alpha-crystallin A chain isoform X3 gives MDVTIQHPWFKRALGPFYPSRLFDQFFGEGLFEYDLLPFLSSTISPYYRQSLFRTVLDSGISEVRSDRDKFVIFLDVKHFSPEDLTVKVLEDFVEIHGKHNERQDDHGYISREFHRRYRLPSNVDQSALSCSLSADGMLTFSGPKVQSGLDAGHSERAIPVSREEKPSSAPSS, from the exons ATGGACGTCACCATCCAGCACCCTTGGTTCAAGCGCGCCCTGGGGCCCTTCTACCCCAGCCGACTGTTCGACCAGTTTTTCGGCGAGGGCCTTTTTGAATACGACCTGCTGCCCTTCCTGTCTTCCACCATCAGTCCCTACTACCGTCAGTCCCTCTTCCGCACGGTGCTGGACTCTGGAATCTCTGAG GTCCGATCTGACCGGGACAAGTTTGTCATCTTCTTGGATGTGAAGCACTTCTCTCCCGAGGACCTCACTGTGAAGGTACTGGAAGACTTCGTGGAAATCCATGGCAAGCACAAcgagaggcag GATGACCATGGCTACATTTCCCGTGAGTTCCACCGTCGCTACCGTCTGCCTTCCAATGTGGACCAGTCCGCCCTCTCCTGCTCCCTGTCTGCTGATGGCATGCTGACCTTCTCTGGCCCCAAGGTCCAGTCCGGCTTGGATGCTGGCCACAGTGAGAGGGCCATTCCCGTGTCACGGGAGGAAAAGCCCAGCTCGGCACCCTCATCCTAA
- the Cryaa gene encoding alpha-crystallin A chain isoform X2 — MDVTIQHPWFKRALGPFYPSRLFDQFFGEGLFEYDLLPFLSSTISPYYRQSLFRTVLDSGISELMTHMWFVMHQPHAGNPKNNPIKVRSDRDKFVIFLDVKHFSPEDLTVKVLEDFVEIHGKHNERQDDHGYISREFHRRYRLPSNVDQSALSCSLSADGMLTFSGPKVQSGLDAGHSERAIPVSREEKPSSAPSS; from the exons ATGGACGTCACCATCCAGCACCCTTGGTTCAAGCGCGCCCTGGGGCCCTTCTACCCCAGCCGACTGTTCGACCAGTTTTTCGGCGAGGGCCTTTTTGAATACGACCTGCTGCCCTTCCTGTCTTCCACCATCAGTCCCTACTACCGTCAGTCCCTCTTCCGCACGGTGCTGGACTCTGGAATCTCTGAG CTCATGACCCATATGTGGTTTGTAATGCACCAACCACATGCTGGAAACCCCAAGAACAACCCCATCAAG GTCCGATCTGACCGGGACAAGTTTGTCATCTTCTTGGATGTGAAGCACTTCTCTCCCGAGGACCTCACTGTGAAGGTACTGGAAGACTTCGTGGAAATCCATGGCAAGCACAAcgagaggcag GATGACCATGGCTACATTTCCCGTGAGTTCCACCGTCGCTACCGTCTGCCTTCCAATGTGGACCAGTCCGCCCTCTCCTGCTCCCTGTCTGCTGATGGCATGCTGACCTTCTCTGGCCCCAAGGTCCAGTCCGGCTTGGATGCTGGCCACAGTGAGAGGGCCATTCCCGTGTCACGGGAGGAAAAGCCCAGCTCGGCACCCTCATCCTAA